The following nucleotide sequence is from Glycine max cultivar Williams 82 chromosome 9, Glycine_max_v4.0, whole genome shotgun sequence.
taatgatattagtgactcattttttctatggtttgaacgtcaaaaaatccaaaaaaaaattatttcgtgcACCGGTTCCAttgaataacacctcaaaataaaaatacaaaataaaaaaaactatgatttggacccttgcaactatgcttaagtgcccatgttctgcatttttttcaaattatgtcgaacacattaatgatattcgtgactcattttttctatggtttgaacgtcaaagaattcaaaaaaatttatttcgtgcaccagttccatgggatatcacctcaaaatacaagcacaaaataaaaaaaaaactatgatttggacactTTTTCCATGGTAATAACgtcaaaaaatccaaaaaaaaatattcgtgACACACTTTGCAATTttcacaaatcaatttttttttactctgaaATTATAATGAACTTCTGCTGCATCAATTATCAGGGATAAATCACAgtcgaaattgacaacactcaaCAATTTGCATaggtctctaaaaaaataaatgtctcaccagtaaaactgacatgacatggactactcaatttttgttcactctgataattataatgGACTTCTACTCCATCAATTACCGGAGATAAATCACAGTcaaaaattgacaacactcagCAATTTacacacgtctctaaaaaaataaatgtcgcACCAGTAAAACTGGCATGACATggacaactcaattttttttcactttgataattataatggacTTCTGCTCCATCAATTAACAGGGATAAATCACAGTTGAAATTAACAACACTCGGCAATTTTCACACgcctctaaaaaaattaatgtcgcACCAGTAAAACTGACATGACGTGGACAACTCAGTTTTTTTTCACTCAATTGTTTTTTTCACTCGACAATTTGTACATTATGGACCCTTGTAAATATGCTTATATGTTCATTTACCCGTTCATCAAAATGCACAGTTAACTAGTGACTCACTCAACTATAaccaaattctataaatatcacTACAACTAAAGGCATTcgtaacaatttcaaatttttatcttaatccCTACCACAATGTGTCACCTAACTGCATATGTTTGTGGTTACTACGACGACCAAATTTGTAATACTAATGAGGGCACCACCTTCGTTAGTAACAATACAAAAACTTTCATGGCCGACAAGGTCATAACCTTTACACAATTGTTTGAACTTGTTCACAAAAAACTAAACATTGACccagaacaacatatccaacatcTCCACTTTCAGTGCCCTATATTTGAGTCAGGACAACGTTATATGTACACATCTTTTATTctgtgagatgatgttgatgttcgacaaatgtttaacattttttacaacaacccATCACTACCATTTGTGGAGTTATTTGCCATAATCTGTCACAATAATAACCCACCACACAaccaacatggctcaacctctaaTCTTGAGGACTTATCAGATGAATACGAGACTTGTTGGATCAAAAATCATGATAGTGATACTGACTCCTCTTCCGGGCCCGAAGGAAGTAACCTGTCTCCATCCCACGAACCTATATTCAAACGAGATTGGTAATCTACGGATCATTCATGTCTAAGTTATTTCTTCTTTGAAATTTTCATGTAATGTCTTATGTCCGTCTTCAGTTATCACTTTacgtattgaaataatttttcctttaaatttaaattagcaaTTTTCAGTTTACCCACTTTTACTGCAGTAGTTGACATGGTAACATAACTgtcaaaattcacaatactttgCCATTTACACTACActgtttctaaaaattaaatgtctcattgacaaaactgacatgaaatggacaactcataatctctttgttcactctaaaaataattatggacGTTTGTTGCTTTAATTACAAGGGAAAAATCACAGTCCAAATTGACAATACTCTGCAATTTTcacacgtctctaaaaattaaatgtctcacctgcaaaactgacatgaaataGATAGCTCATAATCTCTTTGTTCACTCTGAAAATCATCATGAACGTCTGCTGCTTTAATTACATGGGAAAAATCACAGTTCAAATTGACAACATTCTGCATTATGAGCTGTCtatttcatgtcagttttgcaagtgagacatttaatttttagagacgtgtgcaaaACTAACATGAgatggacaactcataatctctttgttCACTCTGAAATTATAATGGACGTTAGCTCCATCACTTACTAGGGGAAAAAACATTGGATTCCAATACACATCAACGTGGCAGAATACtcatacaactataaataacacaacGCATACATAATACAAACACACAATCTCACACAACATAGTTTCACAACCCAAATACAATCTTATTACTAtgtcatttttgggagaaacaagcagtcaGACCATTGCTAACTCCAGATTagctttcatttttccaaattgaTCAATCATTCACAACCAAactggtgtttattttcaaagtctcACTCCAACACCAATGGGAGTTCCTAACAATTGTTCTTTTGATACACTCAAGCGTAGAATGCACAACACCCTTCAACTAACCAACGATCAATTACTGGATGAAATCTACTACCAACAACCATTCATAGATGCaggtcaataatatttttttcaatctctacaattgaaaaatgatgatgatgcttacacaatgttaatgtgcaatgaacaatactcgtgtgttggccctatagaattattatgtaccattATTAGAACACCGGATGCTATACTCAACCTGCTTCAATCAACCATcactcctactcatgatgcaattATGTATTACAACGGGAAGTGGAACATACCACGTCAAGGCGAGTTTTTGGGTTACTCCTTTGCTGGAACTAATCTAATAATAAGATTTGGCATTCCTCCAGGATGTGGCATGAAGAAACTCAAggatttaatcaagcaagtcgcaCCTATAGGGGTTTCCCCTAATGGAATTCACGGATCACAATTGGTTAGGCGATTGTTCTTTCGACAATCAGGTCATTCTAAGTATTCCgaaaatttgattgaatatgagataacagaattgaaaaatgatgaagacGTGCTAAAGGTGTTAGCACAATCCAACTATTGGAAACGATTCTGCTCAATAAAAATTTTGGCTATTTTTAGCAAACCAGTAATTCAAATAGAAGAAGACATATATTCTGCACAACATATTTTAGATCCTCATTAGTTTTATTATGTTTGagttgtaattgtaatttttaatatgtttcattATTGTCGAGTATCATTTCAGTTATTGTAATTTGAGTATTTTGTTTACTTTATAAGACAAatgcattatatatttttttgtgatgtTTTTTGTACTGTATTCTAatactactaattaattttattattttttaattataagaacatacaaaaattaaccaaacataaatttaactatacAATTACATATAACTTCATCCGGCCACCAGAGGACCTTGCCGCCGGCGACCCAGTTTCCGCCGAACCTGCTGATGCCCAGTTCACAATCCTCGCAATTGACCTCAACGGTCTTGCCGTCGACCGCTACGGCATTGTGGCCGGAGTACGGCGGGCGGCGGAGACAGTGGGGTTCTTCCAGGCGGTGAATCACGAAATTCCGGTGAAGGTTTTGGAGGAGGCAATGGCGGCGGTGCGTGAGTTCCACGAGCTGCCACAAGAGTTGAAGGGTGAATATTATAACAGGGAGCTGATGAAGAAGGTGAAGTTTGGGAGCAACTTTGATTTGTATCAGTCAAAGTAAGCTAATTGAAGAGACACTCTTTTCTGTGTGATGGGTCCTGAACCACTTCATCAAGAACTGCCTCCTCCTATCTGTAGGTAACTTTGgacttttcaagattaaaactTTTTGTATACATGGAAGAACAAAAGTTTCATTTGCATGTTATAGAGATTATTCACTCTAACAAAACAAACATTGATGCAATTCAATTGGAGTTTTAACTCCATCATTCACTTGATAAAAGTTTGCattaaatatcattatgctaTGAGGTGAAAATACACTTAAGAAAGTGCATAcaagttttatttcattagtttaacttttatattctatatacggttagtgtaaaaaaaattgcactatTGATCAATCAAAATTGATGGTTGATATGACTTTTAAGGTTAGGGAATTGGATATGGAGTGCTTAAGTCTCACGATTATCGAGTAGTATAAGATGCTCGGTGAGTATTTAAGTGTTGATTCTATCCTTAACAACTAGTTTTTAAGGGTGTGTTCCCAACTGTTTGGGCTCTTATTGGTATCAGAATTGGTTGTAAGTAAATATCAATTGgaattgaaaaacttttttattttagcctTTTAATTTATGCACTAGTACATAGGATAGAAAAACAGAATCCTCGAATATAGATTTATGTAAAAACGAAAAGGCGGCATTTTTGTACCtaaaaagtcatttttattGGGTGATTTGATCTTGGTTTGTAGGGATGTAGCAATGGAATACTGTAGGCAAGTTCAGGTGTTGGGGAGAGTTTTGTTTGGGTTATTATCAGAAGCACTTGGACTCAACCCTGCGCATCTTCAACGCATGGATTGTGCAAAGGGCCATTCAATTTTGTTTCACTATTATCCAACATGTCCTGAGCCTGAACTCACTATGGGTACTACCAGGCACTCTGATCCTGATTTCCTTACAATTCTGCTTCAAGATCACATTGGAGGGCTCCAAGTTTTGAGCCACAATGGATGGGTTGATGTTCCTCCGGTTCCTAGAGCTCTAGTAGTAAACATTGGAGATCTGCTACAGgtaacttcattctttttttttttttctcttttactaGTCAATGAATGAAACAAAATGAGTCTATTGTAAGAACTACTTATGTTAAGTTGTATGGCCTAATTCACAACCGGGAGGAGGAGgcagaagaaagaagattatgATGAAAATGTATTCCATTTGCACCCTAACACTACTGGAAAGAGTATTTTCAACATTACTATTTTAACATTCATTTTTGATAAAACCGAAATTAACAAAAGGGTAatggtatttttataaataaactgATTTCGTAAacattagtttttgaaaaaaaatcgatattaacatgacaatgttaacatcatttttaaaaaaaatcaatgttaatgtgattatgttaaaaaatcGTCATGAGCACTATGCAGATCCCTTCCTTCTCCGCCACTAACGGCACCGTCAACTTCACCTTCTCCCAGTACGCCTTCGTTAGGAACCCTAACCGAGAGTGAGAAAGCGAGAAAGCGAGAGCGATAGCGATAATAAGACGAGAGTGAGAGTGAGTGGGTGAGAGAAGACAGGGAGACATTcaataaaaggaaaaacacaTTAAAATCCCCAttattaaaaaactgatgttaatgtgaTGATGTTAACACGGATGTTAGAAAAGCTGATGTTAACGAAGCTAAGTTATTTATGCCTATGTGTTATGTATATTCTTGATATGTTTTTGAGTTTTGGTTGCTCTGTGCGTTTTCGCTTGATTTGAGTCTGATTCACTATTTTTCTTCTATAGTTGTCCTGATTGCTACAGATTTGGTTTTAGGTTTATGTGTTTGTTCACTGTGGTTTTAGTTTACGTTTTGGTGAGAgcatttcattaattatattgtttgAATGCTGGAATTGATGTAGGTTGTGTAGGTGCTTTGGATATTTACCGGAtaggaagaagaaaatattgattTCTTGAAACGTGTCCTTCAGGTATTTATATTCTATTGTTTCTTGGAATTATATGAATTCTATGGCCCGTGTAAGTGTTAGCCCATATTTTTGATGAGCTAAAAATATGCTCTAAATACGCATTAGATGTCGTCATGAATTTTGAAGCGTATTAAAGAGCAAGAATCTTGTCAGATTCTGTTGAatcgaaaagaaagaagagtctATTGAAAAGGATTCACAGGTTCAAGGAAGTATttacaaaatacaaggctaagaCAAAGGGCTTCGAACCATTAGGCGAATCGAGCTGGCGTGTGGTCGAATCGAAGTCAAGGCAACAAGAGTTCTGGATTTAGCGCAATTTCTGACAAAACTTCACAAAATTAGTTCGATTTCGAGCAATGTGGATAACCGTTCTAAGGAGCAGTTATGTGCATGCAAGGTGTACGTAGCAGGACACTTGGCATTAGGATAGTGTTCGACCGTTAGGGCAATTTATTTTCgaatgtctatatatagcaGTTTTTAGTCAGATTTCGAGGTCGCAGATCATTGCTACAAATCCTTATATACTCAAAGTACCCAGCGCAGAGAGAAACGAGTACGCAAGGAAAATGTATGATTGTGAACCATTTTAAGTTTCTGTAAATTTTACATTTCGAATGCAATGCATTTTACGTTTCACTTTATAATTCCTGtcttttaaatggttcattcgatcgaatgaactTGCTGATCCTTTCAATTCTGCAATTTGCTTTTCCCTTGCCAATTTACTTCCAGCATTTCGATTCTTTCAAAGAATTTTTACTTTCTGCAAACCTCAAAACCAATAAAGGTTTGTTGCAACGATGAACATTAAAAGCTTTACATTTAATGCAAACACACAAATGGCATGCTCCTGAGATTCACTAGTTGATCTCGCAAGTAATTGACTTAGACTAGCGATTGTTTACCAAATTTCAGCGTAAACAGTAAGTCCGATAGTTTAGGGTCTGTTTGTTTTACATTTGAATAATTGAGTTTAAAAGAATTTGTTTGTGTCTGGGAATGGCATTATAATGTTTAgaaattttggttttgtttgggGGATAAAGTAGACTCACTTTTGAAGtttaaatcaattattattattattattattattattattattataacattGAGTAATTGCCTATGCTCTCATTTTAGGCTGTTATTGTTGGAATTTTTCTGTAGTCAAAAAGTGAATAaagcaaaattttcttattagtTAATACTTCTTTTTTATAACGAGACTTTAATTTAAGACTTTTATTAAGGATCAAACTCCTTACCTGTTGAACTAGTAAACATTATTGGTACTAAATATCTTTTGTGGTacaccaaaaaattatatatctttCGATGAGATA
It contains:
- the LOC100786781 gene encoding 1-aminocyclopropane-1-carboxylate oxidase homolog 1-like — protein: MEYCRQVQVLGRVLFGLLSEALGLNPAHLQRMDCAKGHSILFHYYPTCPEPELTMGTTRHSDPDFLTILLQDHIGGLQVLSHNGWVDVPPVPRALVVNIGDLLQVV